Sequence from the Actinocatenispora sera genome:
CAGGATCGCGCCCCGCTCGCCGGACACGCCGTTGTGCTCGGCCCGCAGCGGCGCCTCCAGTACCGCGGCGGCGCGCGGGTCACCGGACTGCTCGGGCAGCTGCTCGTTGGCCACCAGCTCGGACTGCAGCACCACCCGGGCCGGGCCGTCGACCGGCTCCACCTCGTAGCAGATCGCCGCGATCGCCCGCTGGGTGAACGAGACCAGCCGGGTCGAGGTCACCTGCACGGTACGGCCGGCCGGCGAGGTCCAGGTGACGTCGCGGCGCAGCACGCCGTCGCGGAAGTCCAGGTTGCGCTCGTGCGCGCGCAGCGTGCCGTACCGCAGGTCGAACGGCTCGTCGTCGACCATCAACCGGATCAGCTTGCCGTTGGTGACGTTGATGACCGTCTGCCCGGACTCCGGATAGCCGTACCCGGCCTCGGCGTACGGCAGCGGGCGCAGCTCGAACACGCCGTTGAGGTACGTGCCCGGCAACCCGTGCGGCTCGCCCTCGTCCAGGTTGGCCCGCAGCCCGATGTGCCCGTTGGACAGCGCGAACACCGACTCCGACTGGGCTATCCGGTCCAGGTCGAGGCTCAGTTCGCGCAGGCACCAGGGCTCCACGGTGAACGCCCGGCCAGTAGTCATGGTTCCCCGATCTTCATGGTTCGTGGTGTACGCCGGCGCCGGCGCCATTCGACGCCGTTACGGCAAGCATGGGTGATGGTGTGGTTGTCCGGTGGCCGGTCCGCCCGGTGTCACCGGATCGCCGACGGCGCCCGGGTGCTGCGGTCCGGGTCAGTGCCGCGCGGTATGCGGCTCTGCCTCGGGGATGTCGGCGTCGATGAGCTCGGCGAGGTCGCCGACGACCAGGTCGGCGCCGTGCTCGCGCAGCGCGTCGGCCTGGCCGGACCGGTCGACCCCGATGACCAGGCCGAACCTGCCGGCCCGGCCGGCCGCGACGCCGGACAGCGCGTCCTCGAACACGGCCGCCTCGCCGGGCGCCACGCCCAGGGTGCGGGCCGCGGCGAGGAACGTGTCCGGTGCCGGCTTGCCGGCCAGGCCGTCGCGCGCGGCGACGACCCCGTCCACGATCTCCTCGAACAGGTCCTGGATGCCGGCCGCCGCCAGCACGTCGCGGCAGTTCGCGCTGGAGGACACCACGGCCCGGCGCAGGCCGGCCCGGCGCGCGGCCAGCACGTACCGCACCGAGCCGGGGTAGGCGTCCACGCCCTGGTCGTGGATCAGCCGCAGCACCAGCTCGTTCTTCCGGTTGCCCAGGCCGCGCACGGTCTCGGCGCTCGGCGGGTCGTCGGGCGAGCCCTCCGGCAGGGTGATGCCGCGGGAAGCGAGGAACGAACGGGTCCCGTCCTGCCGCGGCTTCCCGTCGACGTACCGGTCGTAGTCGCTCTGTGTGAAGGGCTGCGCGATGGCATGCTCACGGCGCGCACGCTCTTCGAGGTACGCGTCGAACATCTGCCGCCACGCCTCGGCATGCACCACGGCGGTGCGGGTGAGCACACCGTCAAGATCGAACAGGCAGGCGCGGACGCCGTTCGGAAGCCCCAACACGGCACCGATAGTAACGGCGAACAGGGGGATTGGAACGTCGTGGCGCGGCGCGCCGTGCGCCGTGGCCTCCCCGTGATCTAGCCGTCCGCCGGTTCGGGGAGGTGGCCATCGCCCGATCTCGGCCCCGTCGCGGTCGCCCGACCTGCACCGGGGGCGATCTTGCATGGCGTGACGAGCATGAGTCAGTTACCTAGGAAGCAATGCGGAGCGTGGCGCAGCTCACGCGACCGAGCACGAAGCAGGACCAATCACACATCCGGCACTGCCGTCGACGGCAACCGGCTCGCAACCA
This genomic interval carries:
- a CDS encoding beta-phosphoglucomutase family hydrolase, whose amino-acid sequence is MLGLPNGVRACLFDLDGVLTRTAVVHAEAWRQMFDAYLEERARREHAIAQPFTQSDYDRYVDGKPRQDGTRSFLASRGITLPEGSPDDPPSAETVRGLGNRKNELVLRLIHDQGVDAYPGSVRYVLAARRAGLRRAVVSSSANCRDVLAAAGIQDLFEEIVDGVVAARDGLAGKPAPDTFLAAARTLGVAPGEAAVFEDALSGVAAGRAGRFGLVIGVDRSGQADALREHGADLVVGDLAELIDADIPEAEPHTARH